The Vibrio aerogenes nucleotide sequence CACGGCATGCTGATATTTTACTCTTTACAGGTGCTGTAACCCGCGCGATGCGGGCACCGGCTCTGCGGGCTTATGAAGCGGCACCGGATCCGAAGGTCGTCGTGTCTTATGGTGCTTGTGGTTGCGATGGTGGAATTTTCCATGATCTGTACTGTGTCTGGAGTGGTACAGATAAAATCGTACCGGTTGATGTTTATATTCCGGGATGTCCTCCAACACCAGCGGCAACACTTTATGGTTTTGCCGTTGCTTTAGGTCTTTTAGAGCAAAAAATGCATGCGAAAGATCATCAGGCCGATGCAGAACCTGCATCGCTGCGCCATACCGGTATTCCGCAAAATATCAGAGTGATGATTGAGCAGGAAGCCCGTTTACTGGCGGGTTATCGTCAGGGCAAACGCATTTCTGGTGAGCTGATGGACATTCTGGAACAGTGTGACGCGATGAATGTCGATGAAAAAATACAGGCCTATCTCCATGCACATGATGATCCCCGTTTGACGGAGATAGTTAATACGTTGATGCGCAAGGTCATGAAACAGCTTACCGGAGAGCAGGGAGGTTGCCATGGATGTAGCTGAGTCAAGACATTTGAACGGACAGGTCAGTTTTTATCGTCTGAGCCGTAAGTTTGTTGATGAAAGCGAGATGCCACAAGAAGCGAAACAGGTCATGTACTACAGTCTGGCGATTGGGCATCATTTAGGTATTGTTGATTGTCTGAAGTCAGAAATGGATTGTACCGGTCAGGAATATCTGGAGTGGATTCGTGCTCTGCCTGAAGACGGTGAAGCCTATCGTAAAATGAAAGGCTTTCTGATGTTTGGCGAAATTACCGTTTATCCGGAACACATAGATATGCTGGCTCTTGCTTTTGATCAGATTGATACTGAAAGACAATCAGAAAAATCCCGGGAACTGACCCGGGGTCTGTTGAACATTCTGACAGCCATCCATCATGAACCAACAATGTATTTAATGGTTCGGGGGGGGTGATGATGGCTCGTCAGATCCTTTTAACAGTCGGAAATTCAATGATGGGAGATGATGGTGCCGGGCCTTATCTGGCTAAGCTGTTTCATCAGAATCCTGTTGATGGCTGGGAAATCATGGAAGGCGGTACCATGCCCGAAGATACGCTGCATTTGATTCGCAAGATTAAGCCAGAGCACGTTCTGGTTGTTGATGCCGCTGATTTTGGTGAAAAAGCCGGA carries:
- a CDS encoding NADH-quinone oxidoreductase subunit B family protein; the protein is MKGFKQLAGAKHTESVPVEVSPDHEKLKQVLLKDIKRSAYVYRVDCGGCNACEIEIFAATTPVYDTERFGIKVVASPRHADILLFTGAVTRAMRAPALRAYEAAPDPKVVVSYGACGCDGGIFHDLYCVWSGTDKIVPVDVYIPGCPPTPAATLYGFAVALGLLEQKMHAKDHQADAEPASLRHTGIPQNIRVMIEQEARLLAGYRQGKRISGELMDILEQCDAMNVDEKIQAYLHAHDDPRLTEIVNTLMRKVMKQLTGEQGGCHGCS
- a CDS encoding formate hydrogenlyase maturation HycH family protein: MDVAESRHLNGQVSFYRLSRKFVDESEMPQEAKQVMYYSLAIGHHLGIVDCLKSEMDCTGQEYLEWIRALPEDGEAYRKMKGFLMFGEITVYPEHIDMLALAFDQIDTERQSEKSRELTRGLLNILTAIHHEPTMYLMVRGG